Proteins from one Akkermansiaceae bacterium genomic window:
- a CDS encoding AAA family ATPase, translating into MQHQLTTYLRAGHPGMVIVTAEEARAEAEITAACASQNRHLSAWSSSDGLVDTMASTSQPCPDPLEALQFIEGKFGRTDPRHVVVMRDLQLHLDQSDPMLTRRMKDLLRLAKSGGHCLILLGCRSKLPAELEHEFVRLDLELPGPEQLAAVLDGIITSAGKEAPAADVRNALLSSALGLTTMEAENAFALSLVEAGELAPAVIAREKARTLKTNGLVEVIETAPSLDAVGGLDQLKQWLLSRKEAFSPEARAFGLPLPKGLLMAGVPGTGKSLTAKATAMVFGMPLLRLDMGKVFGGIVGQSEANLRSVIGTAEAIAPCVLWIDEIEKGFSGNQSSGSADGGTSSRVFGSFLSWMQEKEKPVFVVATANDVSKLPPEFLRKGRFDELFFVDLPNQAERAAIWDIVIRKYGRSIVRFDQVTLARATEQYTGAEIEAIFVEALHEAFSGSRDVTEKDVFAAIGDIIPMATLMDGEIGRLRHWAKGRAREAAAPSPKRPRTSRNLSEN; encoded by the coding sequence ATGCAACACCAGCTCACCACTTATCTCCGCGCCGGGCATCCCGGCATGGTCATCGTCACCGCCGAGGAGGCGCGGGCGGAAGCGGAAATCACCGCCGCCTGCGCCTCCCAAAACCGCCACCTGTCCGCCTGGTCCTCGTCCGACGGCCTGGTCGATACCATGGCATCCACCTCCCAGCCCTGCCCCGACCCGCTGGAAGCCCTCCAGTTCATCGAGGGGAAGTTCGGCCGGACCGATCCGCGTCATGTGGTCGTCATGCGCGATCTCCAGCTCCATCTGGACCAGAGCGACCCCATGCTCACCCGCCGGATGAAGGATCTGCTCCGCCTGGCCAAGTCCGGAGGGCATTGCCTGATCCTGCTCGGCTGTCGCTCGAAACTCCCCGCCGAACTCGAACATGAATTCGTCCGGCTCGACCTGGAACTCCCGGGCCCGGAGCAACTGGCCGCCGTTCTCGATGGGATCATCACTTCCGCCGGGAAGGAAGCTCCCGCAGCGGATGTCCGGAATGCCCTCCTCTCCTCCGCCCTCGGACTGACCACGATGGAAGCTGAGAATGCCTTCGCCCTCTCCCTGGTGGAGGCCGGTGAACTGGCTCCCGCGGTCATCGCCCGGGAAAAGGCCCGCACCCTGAAAACGAACGGCTTGGTGGAGGTCATCGAAACCGCTCCTTCGCTCGACGCGGTGGGTGGTCTCGACCAGCTCAAGCAGTGGCTCCTTTCCCGCAAGGAGGCGTTTTCGCCGGAGGCACGCGCTTTCGGCCTGCCCCTTCCAAAGGGGCTTCTCATGGCCGGCGTGCCCGGGACCGGCAAAAGCCTCACGGCCAAGGCGACCGCCATGGTCTTTGGGATGCCGCTGCTGCGTCTGGACATGGGAAAGGTCTTCGGCGGCATCGTCGGCCAGAGCGAGGCGAACCTGCGTTCCGTCATCGGGACGGCGGAGGCCATCGCTCCCTGCGTGCTATGGATCGACGAGATCGAGAAGGGATTTTCCGGCAACCAATCGTCCGGATCGGCGGATGGCGGAACATCGTCCCGGGTCTTCGGCAGTTTCCTGTCCTGGATGCAGGAGAAGGAAAAACCCGTGTTCGTCGTCGCCACCGCGAATGACGTGTCGAAGCTCCCGCCGGAGTTCCTCCGAAAGGGCCGCTTCGACGAGTTGTTCTTCGTCGATCTGCCCAACCAGGCCGAACGCGCCGCCATCTGGGACATCGTGATCCGGAAATACGGACGCTCCATCGTCCGTTTCGATCAGGTCACCCTCGCCCGTGCCACCGAACAGTACACCGGAGCTGAGATCGAGGCGATCTTCGTCGAGGCGCTGCACGAGGCGTTTTCGGGATCGCGGGATGTCACCGAGAAGGACGTTTTCGCCGCCATCGGTGACATCATCCCGATGGCGACGCTGATGGACGGAGAGATCGGACGGCTCCGCCATTGGGCGAAGGGCCGCGCCCGCGAGGCCGCCGCACCATCACCGAAACGCCCGAGGACGTCCCGGAACCTTTCGGAAAACTGA
- a CDS encoding tyrosine-type recombinase/integrase: MTIKRSHPNSSMDATTGSKLAAETPKRSYSKSDARYWLTPGRLFKNHGAADYSCRISFNGRRSHVSLNTPNHRDAAKKAAELYSKIVSEGWEVGLADYRPEANPGSSTCATVGELIGAVSRLSSVRPQTLKVYAQAFRCLVAEIHKITSPNKNDFGKGGNEAWRQEVDAVKLDSFTAADIVAWKIERIRTKGEDPLTKKNATTTANSIIRNARGLFGRKILPFLSQSITLPHPLPFEGITLEKSGSTRYISKIDPFAILGRAKEELAVSEPEAFKILVLALVCGLRRGEIDSLLWRALDFGNSVLKIETSEYHQLKSEDSSGVIDLDADTKALFQRYRNENPTALFVINSPVDPGQVGTGKGPRYRCNREFAVLIKWLKQQGVTTQKPIHTLRKEIGSIIASEHGIFAASRYLRHSDIQITAAVYADKKAVVTPKSLGSILGNGRTSPMPQDEIRPISTEKAGESPFKFTISLG, from the coding sequence ATGACCATCAAACGCAGTCATCCGAACTCATCCATGGACGCGACAACTGGCAGCAAACTGGCAGCAGAAACTCCGAAGCGGTCCTATTCAAAGAGCGATGCGCGTTACTGGCTCACTCCGGGAAGACTCTTCAAAAATCACGGTGCTGCGGACTATTCGTGCCGGATCTCGTTCAATGGTCGTCGAAGCCACGTCAGCCTCAACACCCCGAATCACCGTGATGCGGCAAAAAAAGCTGCGGAGCTCTATTCGAAGATCGTCAGCGAGGGTTGGGAGGTCGGGTTAGCCGACTATCGTCCCGAAGCGAATCCGGGAAGTTCAACCTGCGCCACCGTCGGCGAACTGATCGGAGCGGTTTCCCGACTTTCCTCCGTGCGTCCCCAAACGCTCAAAGTCTATGCCCAAGCATTCCGCTGCCTCGTGGCAGAAATCCACAAGATCACTTCCCCCAACAAAAATGATTTCGGAAAAGGTGGAAACGAGGCGTGGCGGCAGGAGGTGGATGCCGTAAAATTGGATTCCTTCACTGCTGCGGACATCGTTGCTTGGAAGATTGAACGTATCCGCACCAAGGGAGAAGACCCTCTCACAAAGAAGAACGCGACGACAACGGCGAATTCCATCATCCGCAATGCCAGAGGTTTGTTCGGCAGGAAGATCCTTCCTTTTCTCAGCCAAAGCATCACCCTGCCTCATCCGCTGCCATTTGAAGGCATCACACTGGAGAAATCAGGGTCAACCCGCTACATCTCAAAAATTGATCCGTTCGCCATCCTAGGCAGGGCCAAAGAGGAACTCGCAGTATCCGAGCCGGAGGCCTTCAAAATCCTTGTTTTGGCCCTCGTCTGCGGACTCAGGCGCGGCGAAATCGACAGCCTTCTATGGAGGGCGCTGGATTTCGGCAACTCCGTGTTGAAAATAGAGACGTCGGAATATCACCAGTTGAAAAGCGAGGACAGCTCGGGAGTCATCGACCTTGACGCTGACACAAAAGCTCTCTTCCAACGGTATCGCAACGAGAACCCTACCGCATTGTTCGTCATCAACAGCCCAGTTGACCCCGGGCAGGTGGGAACCGGGAAAGGCCCGCGCTATCGGTGCAATCGCGAGTTTGCGGTCTTGATCAAGTGGTTGAAGCAGCAAGGAGTGACCACCCAGAAGCCCATCCATACTCTCAGGAAGGAGATCGGAAGCATCATCGCCTCGGAACATGGAATCTTCGCGGCCAGCCGCTACCTTCGTCATTCGGACATTCAAATTACGGCCGCCGTCTATGCGGATAAGAAAGCAGTGGTGACGCCAAAATCGCTAGGAAGCATTCTTGGTAACGGAAGAACGTCCCCGATGCCCCAAGATGAAATCCGCCCGATCAGCACGGAGAAAGCGGGCGAGTCTCCCTTCAAGTTCACAATCTCCCTCGGCTGA
- the cas1 gene encoding CRISPR-associated endonuclease Cas1 has product MLVAVHTPQTRIHLRRRCLLIVLPDGQETRVPLEETERLLVGSRVYLSSAALTTLMGRDVPVVIISSSGRHLGSFEPPSPPRGATRRLVHLATSDAGFRAVIAGRIIIAKILNGRRALQRLNNRRPASEKSVLAQFKHLAREAERAASVESLRGIEGAAAARYFPLWARFLPPAFPFVSRSKRPPRNPVNAVLSFISALVHGEILSATLNRGFDPTVGCLHETTDDRHSLVLDLMEPFRPALIEPLTLRLFSLGILSEKHFRPHGHGIYLNDQGRSLLLEQYEDRLSRRFTDPRSGYRTTLRACLHAAPLEFKLSLANPACLNPFLLP; this is encoded by the coding sequence ATGCTTGTTGCCGTCCACACTCCGCAGACCAGGATCCACCTGCGCCGCCGCTGTTTGTTGATCGTCCTGCCGGACGGCCAGGAAACCCGTGTTCCTCTCGAAGAAACGGAACGCCTGCTGGTCGGCTCACGGGTTTACCTCAGTTCCGCCGCACTTACCACCCTCATGGGCCGCGATGTTCCGGTGGTCATCATATCATCATCGGGACGCCATCTGGGGTCATTTGAACCTCCGTCGCCGCCACGCGGAGCGACACGCCGCCTCGTGCACCTGGCGACATCGGACGCCGGTTTCCGCGCCGTGATTGCCGGACGGATAATCATCGCCAAGATTCTTAACGGACGCCGCGCTTTACAACGCCTCAATAACCGAAGACCTGCATCCGAAAAATCCGTCCTTGCGCAATTCAAGCACTTGGCCCGTGAGGCTGAACGCGCTGCGTCTGTTGAATCTCTTCGCGGCATCGAGGGAGCCGCCGCCGCACGTTATTTCCCGTTATGGGCACGTTTCCTTCCTCCGGCATTTCCATTTGTCTCCCGATCGAAACGTCCGCCACGCAACCCAGTCAACGCCGTCCTGTCCTTCATCTCCGCATTGGTACATGGCGAGATCCTGTCCGCAACCCTCAACCGCGGGTTCGATCCTACCGTCGGCTGCCTCCATGAAACCACCGACGACCGGCACTCCCTCGTCCTCGATCTCATGGAACCCTTTCGTCCGGCCCTCATCGAGCCTCTAACCCTCCGTTTGTTTTCGCTCGGCATCCTGTCGGAGAAGCATTTTAGGCCTCACGGACACGGGATTTACCTCAATGATCAGGGCCGCTCCCTTTTGCTCGAACAATATGAAGATCGTCTATCCCGCAGGTTCACCGACCCCCGCTCAGGATACCGAACCACGCTTCGAGCCTGTCTCCATGCCGCCCCGTTGGAGTTCAAGCTCTCGTTGGCGAATCCCGCCTGCCTCAACCCCTTTCTCCTCCCATGA
- a CDS encoding PD-(D/E)XK nuclease family protein: MIAPASPGRFETGLAPYAGTLPDHISPTAAKSYLACSLMFWFERVACLRKKTTVSLHLGKSIHAALQAFHLARWRGGDDSPEAVAAAFEDSFLRLERDEGPVNFKSDDDRTKAREDGLRVIAAYLDSPEALKERPRAVEVMLREELPGLSVPLTGAMDLVEGNFTPVDFKSAAAKPDTAHAAFDHEIQLVSYQLLLEAATGETPPSLDLVFLVKTKTPQVIRVKSPPAGEHRKRRVTALLETAVDGIASNRFHPQPGMQCSWCQFRNGCAAWLPERLVERRIAA; the protein is encoded by the coding sequence ATGATCGCTCCCGCCTCCCCCGGGCGGTTCGAGACAGGTCTCGCCCCGTATGCAGGGACGCTCCCGGACCACATCAGCCCGACCGCCGCGAAGTCCTACCTCGCCTGCTCCCTGATGTTCTGGTTCGAGCGCGTTGCCTGCCTGCGGAAGAAGACCACCGTTTCCCTCCATCTGGGGAAATCCATCCACGCCGCGCTCCAGGCATTCCACCTCGCCCGCTGGCGCGGTGGTGACGATTCCCCGGAAGCCGTCGCCGCCGCCTTCGAGGATTCCTTCCTCCGACTCGAACGGGACGAGGGACCGGTGAACTTCAAGTCGGACGACGATCGCACCAAGGCCCGCGAGGACGGGCTACGGGTGATCGCCGCCTACCTGGACAGTCCGGAAGCACTGAAGGAGAGACCGCGTGCCGTGGAAGTGATGCTCCGGGAGGAGTTGCCCGGGCTGTCCGTTCCGCTCACCGGCGCAATGGATCTGGTCGAAGGCAATTTCACGCCGGTGGACTTCAAATCGGCTGCCGCCAAGCCCGACACGGCCCATGCGGCGTTCGATCATGAAATCCAGCTCGTCTCCTACCAGCTCCTGCTGGAAGCGGCGACCGGCGAAACTCCCCCGTCGCTGGATCTGGTGTTCCTCGTGAAGACCAAAACTCCGCAGGTGATCCGGGTCAAATCCCCGCCCGCCGGCGAGCACCGGAAACGGCGGGTAACCGCACTCTTGGAAACCGCCGTCGACGGTATCGCCTCGAACCGGTTCCACCCGCAGCCAGGCATGCAATGCTCCTGGTGCCAGTTCCGCAACGGATGCGCGGCCTGGCTTCCGGAGCGGTTGGTGGAAAGGAGAATCGCCGCATGA
- a CDS encoding helix-turn-helix transcriptional regulator — protein sequence MRHLNLIGPQVRKLRSQRGWTQEDLAGALQRAGLDISRSGLAKVESRMILVRDHHLHFFMKALRASLDDLYPPINTDDPNMYDVMNKLMESRF from the coding sequence ATGAGACATCTCAATCTCATAGGACCCCAAGTGAGGAAACTGCGCAGCCAACGGGGCTGGACGCAGGAAGACTTGGCGGGTGCCTTGCAGAGGGCCGGGCTGGATATTTCCCGGAGTGGACTGGCCAAGGTCGAGTCCCGGATGATCCTGGTGCGGGACCACCACCTGCACTTTTTCATGAAGGCGCTGCGAGCGTCACTCGACGACCTGTATCCCCCGATCAACACGGACGACCCGAACATGTATGACGTGATGAACAAGTTGATGGAGAGCCGATTCTAA
- a CDS encoding cation-translocating P-type ATPase, with protein MRDHSSSQEHEAAPLALTVLTVIGMVLAIGAYLPLGDSSSRFFIISGSSLVYLAGGLPTAWRALSTLWKERVLDIDLLMVSAAAAALAVGAPFEGAVLLTLFSISTTLEQRALGRARRAIEALMALRPETALRKFEDGTITEVPAADLRLGDVVVLRPGARVPADGTILNGHSSIDEASITGESMPVSKSPGAPVFEATVNLDGVLDIQITKGLAESTIARMIALVTEAQATKAPSERFSAWFGQRYTIGVFIGVVLAFVGFYWAGRNWDDALYRAATLLVAASPCAIVISVPAAILSALSAAARGGVLFKGGGALETLAAIDTFAFDKTGTLTTGKASVKGIVALDGDERQFLSLLAGVEAQSEHHSAEAIRREAVSRDIPFARVENVSNRPSAGIVGTWANGQIWAGNPRLAAQMNAPIDHPALASLSDTSQTVIYLGVDRRVLGAVSIADQLRPTSRAALTALRESGVKKIVMMTGDRLPVALRIGEELGLPTDAIHADMLPQDKVQMVGLLTNNGKVAFVGDGVNDAAALARADVGIAMGAAGSEVALQAADVALLSEDMERLAAAHKLARRTATIIRQNLTFAIGAMVVLVIGGLFMNFPLPLVVIGHEGGTVLVVLNGLRLLVSPPR; from the coding sequence ATGCGCGATCATTCAAGCTCCCAAGAACACGAAGCGGCGCCTCTCGCCCTAACCGTACTGACAGTCATTGGAATGGTGTTGGCTATAGGAGCCTACTTGCCCTTGGGAGACTCGAGTTCCCGGTTTTTTATTATTTCGGGATCATCGCTCGTGTATCTCGCAGGAGGGTTGCCGACCGCTTGGAGGGCTCTTTCCACCTTATGGAAGGAGCGCGTCCTGGACATCGATCTTCTGATGGTGTCGGCGGCAGCGGCGGCGCTCGCGGTAGGCGCTCCTTTTGAGGGAGCGGTTCTGCTAACGCTATTCAGCATCTCGACCACCTTGGAGCAACGAGCATTGGGACGGGCACGCCGGGCCATCGAGGCTTTGATGGCGCTCCGCCCGGAAACCGCCTTGCGTAAGTTCGAAGACGGGACCATTACGGAGGTCCCGGCGGCCGATCTGCGATTGGGGGATGTGGTGGTGCTTCGCCCGGGCGCGCGGGTACCTGCGGATGGAACGATCCTGAACGGACACAGCTCGATCGACGAGGCGAGCATCACGGGCGAATCCATGCCTGTGAGCAAATCTCCCGGTGCCCCCGTTTTTGAAGCAACGGTAAACCTTGATGGGGTGCTGGATATCCAGATCACCAAGGGCTTGGCGGAAAGCACCATCGCACGGATGATCGCGCTGGTGACGGAGGCGCAGGCGACCAAGGCTCCGTCCGAGCGATTCAGCGCATGGTTCGGGCAACGCTATACCATAGGCGTTTTTATCGGGGTGGTTCTGGCCTTCGTCGGCTTCTACTGGGCGGGGCGTAATTGGGACGATGCACTTTACCGGGCTGCCACTCTTCTTGTGGCCGCAAGCCCTTGCGCGATCGTAATCTCCGTCCCGGCAGCGATTTTGTCGGCTCTCTCTGCAGCAGCCCGGGGGGGAGTCCTGTTCAAAGGGGGAGGTGCTCTGGAAACCCTGGCTGCCATCGACACCTTCGCGTTCGATAAAACTGGAACACTCACCACCGGGAAAGCTTCCGTAAAAGGCATCGTGGCGCTCGACGGGGACGAACGGCAATTTTTATCGCTTTTGGCGGGCGTTGAAGCGCAATCCGAGCATCACAGTGCCGAAGCCATACGCCGGGAGGCGGTTTCGCGCGACATTCCTTTCGCGCGAGTGGAGAACGTTAGCAACCGCCCAAGTGCAGGCATCGTCGGAACTTGGGCAAATGGACAGATATGGGCTGGCAACCCCCGACTTGCCGCGCAGATGAACGCACCGATCGATCATCCTGCTCTTGCCAGTCTATCCGACACCTCACAGACCGTTATTTATCTGGGAGTGGATCGCCGTGTATTGGGAGCCGTCAGCATCGCCGATCAACTACGCCCCACTTCCAGAGCGGCCCTTACAGCACTTCGGGAAAGTGGCGTAAAAAAGATTGTGATGATGACTGGTGACCGCCTTCCTGTCGCCCTGAGAATAGGGGAAGAACTTGGGCTGCCAACCGACGCGATCCATGCCGACATGCTACCCCAAGACAAAGTCCAAATGGTAGGGTTGCTCACCAACAACGGAAAAGTCGCGTTCGTTGGCGATGGAGTGAACGACGCAGCGGCACTCGCTCGCGCTGATGTTGGCATCGCCATGGGGGCGGCGGGTTCGGAAGTGGCACTCCAGGCAGCTGACGTCGCCCTGCTATCGGAAGACATGGAACGCCTCGCGGCAGCGCATAAACTGGCACGCAGAACGGCGACGATTATCCGCCAAAACCTTACTTTCGCGATTGGGGCGATGGTGGTTCTTGTCATCGGCGGGTTGTTTATGAATTTTCCGCTGCCCCTGGTGGTGATCGGGCATGAAGGCGGAACCGTGCTAGTGGTTCTGAATGGCTTGCGCCTGCTCGTTTCGCCGCCACGTTGA
- the cas2 gene encoding CRISPR-associated endonuclease Cas2 has translation MLRLIVYDITAPRRLRRVAKVCEDYGIRVQKSIFECWLENEPFESLWDALLAEIDEQTDSLVAYTLDRATARCRRSAGNLTRITEKRTRVIL, from the coding sequence ATGCTGCGCCTCATCGTCTATGACATCACCGCCCCCAGGCGTCTCCGCCGCGTCGCAAAGGTTTGCGAAGATTATGGAATCCGCGTCCAGAAATCCATCTTCGAATGCTGGCTGGAGAACGAACCGTTTGAGAGCTTGTGGGATGCCCTCCTGGCTGAAATTGATGAACAGACTGATTCACTCGTCGCCTATACTTTGGATCGTGCTACTGCACGCTGCCGTCGCTCCGCGGGAAACCTGACCAGAATTACGGAGAAACGCACCCGGGTCATTCTTTAA
- a CDS encoding DUF1257 domain-containing protein: protein MSHFTSIRTEVRDLEALNDACVEMGLRLLKETPCRGYAGATRMAGHVIQLKGPYDIAVDPVEGGRYGFTTDWWAGHVEQEVGPAYGRLLQSYGVHKTIRAARSRGLRTTRRLQADGSVVLTLEGGSL from the coding sequence ATGTCCCACTTCACCTCCATCCGAACCGAAGTCCGCGATCTGGAGGCCCTCAACGACGCCTGCGTCGAGATGGGCCTCCGGCTGCTCAAGGAAACCCCATGCCGCGGCTACGCGGGCGCCACCCGCATGGCCGGTCATGTCATCCAGCTCAAAGGCCCCTACGACATCGCGGTCGATCCCGTCGAGGGTGGCCGCTACGGCTTCACCACCGACTGGTGGGCGGGCCATGTCGAACAGGAGGTCGGTCCCGCCTATGGACGGCTCCTCCAGTCCTACGGTGTCCACAAGACAATCCGCGCCGCCCGCTCCCGGGGGCTGCGGACGACCCGCAGGCTCCAAGCCGACGGCTCCGTCGTCCTCACCTTGGAAGGAGGCTCCCTATGA
- a CDS encoding helix-turn-helix transcriptional regulator, whose translation MAAGSQNLVGERVRKLRVAADLSQDALAGECQRQGWDITRGTFAKIEAGLRRVNDAEVIVLAKALKCDLADLLGGFSVKKAVEVARHGDTNA comes from the coding sequence ATGGCAGCCGGTAGTCAGAATTTGGTGGGCGAACGGGTCCGCAAGCTGAGGGTCGCAGCCGACCTTTCGCAGGACGCGTTGGCGGGTGAATGCCAGCGACAGGGCTGGGACATCACCCGGGGCACCTTCGCCAAGATTGAGGCGGGCCTCCGGCGCGTGAACGACGCGGAGGTCATCGTGCTGGCGAAGGCGCTCAAGTGCGACCTGGCGGATCTTCTGGGAGGGTTTTCGGTGAAGAAAGCCGTGGAGGTTGCCCGCCACGGCGATACCAACGCCTGA
- a CDS encoding WGR domain-containing protein gives MTQTTLYYREGSSDKIYQAFIETTAEGCHVRFAYGRRGSTLNTGTKTTHPVTLGEAAKILEKLVRSKLAKGYTPGEDEKVHSSSGNDGKDSGIRCQLLNPVEEGRLATLLRDDRWCLQEKFDGRRMMIRKTGDTVTGINRRGLVIAVPEPIERTAREIPFDFLIDGEAVGDVLHVFDLLGLRGTDLRPMPYRERLARLVRWINPGEGIQPVRTTMDTAGKQAMFHALRREGREGAVIKDLHASASAGRPASSGSQLKFKFTETASFIVASVHPKKRSVALELADGNGKPVPAGNVTIPPNHDIPAPGTIIEARYLYTYEESGSIYQPVFLGVRDDIAPSECTTSQLKFKRAPQEEAA, from the coding sequence ATGACCCAAACGACCCTGTATTACCGCGAAGGCTCCTCGGACAAAATCTACCAGGCCTTCATCGAAACCACTGCCGAAGGGTGCCATGTCCGCTTCGCCTATGGGCGGCGGGGATCGACACTCAACACTGGCACCAAGACAACCCACCCCGTGACGCTGGGCGAAGCGGCGAAGATCCTCGAAAAGCTGGTCCGCTCGAAGCTCGCCAAGGGCTACACCCCGGGCGAAGATGAAAAGGTCCATTCATCGTCCGGTAATGACGGCAAGGACAGCGGCATCCGCTGCCAGCTCCTCAACCCGGTGGAGGAAGGCCGCCTCGCCACCCTTCTCCGCGACGACCGCTGGTGCCTCCAGGAGAAATTCGACGGACGGAGGATGATGATCCGGAAAACCGGCGACACGGTCACCGGCATCAACCGCCGGGGGCTCGTCATTGCCGTCCCGGAACCCATCGAACGCACCGCCCGGGAAATCCCATTCGATTTCCTGATCGACGGGGAAGCCGTCGGGGATGTTCTCCACGTCTTCGATCTCCTCGGACTCCGCGGCACCGATCTGCGTCCGATGCCTTACCGCGAACGCCTCGCCCGCTTGGTCCGCTGGATAAACCCCGGCGAAGGTATCCAGCCCGTCCGCACGACCATGGACACCGCCGGCAAACAGGCGATGTTCCACGCCCTGCGGAGGGAAGGACGCGAAGGAGCGGTCATCAAGGATCTGCATGCCTCCGCCAGCGCCGGCCGCCCAGCCAGCTCTGGCAGCCAACTGAAGTTCAAGTTCACCGAAACCGCCAGCTTCATCGTAGCCTCAGTCCACCCGAAGAAACGCAGCGTCGCTCTCGAACTCGCCGATGGAAACGGAAAGCCGGTCCCCGCCGGGAACGTCACCATCCCACCGAACCACGACATCCCGGCACCCGGGACGATCATCGAAGCCCGTTACTTATACACATACGAAGAAAGCGGCTCGATCTACCAACCCGTATTCCTCGGCGTCCGGGACGACATCGCCCCCTCCGAATGCACCACCTCCCAGCTGAAGTTCAAGCGAGCTCCCCAAGAGGAGGCCGCTTGA
- a CDS encoding DUF2997 domain-containing protein: MKRQIIVQVYPDGRTTIEAKGFSGRKCLDATKFLEDGLAAPPSGVVARSYRGSIPVPNPQKLGGGQ; the protein is encoded by the coding sequence ATGAAACGCCAGATCATCGTCCAGGTCTACCCCGATGGCAGAACCACCATCGAAGCCAAGGGCTTCAGCGGCCGGAAATGCCTCGATGCCACGAAATTCCTGGAAGACGGACTGGCTGCGCCCCCCTCCGGTGTTGTCGCCCGCTCATACCGGGGGTCAATACCTGTCCCAAATCCTCAGAAACTGGGAGGTGGCCAGTGA
- a CDS encoding group II intron reverse transcriptase domain-containing protein, whose product MGSPLPPCSYAYRPGTGAQAGIDGILASAPRFASPVALRFDIRDFFNSIPRSAIAEVLHSTPCDHVLTNLVLRSLSAPVASPLGPMPTTMGIPQGSPLSPLLSNAVLIPFDQVMSTNIGQFFRYADDILILCRDEITAGSFLQYASDALSSIRLSINPTKTSIQPFGDCSFLGFGFTHRKEGWVRDLHVNTREGCISHLRRMEDSGKSPPEMAVFLRQWTAYFLPYADDRARHAAFLSETASTFRLVLPGATRTRQQRPPPGYTYDAKTPECSYRRFPWILRYFLRRVRFGLHFRRKGFIPIPSGFHITIAGHRIHLRF is encoded by the coding sequence TTGGGAAGCCCGCTTCCCCCCTGCTCCTATGCTTACCGCCCGGGTACCGGTGCACAAGCCGGAATAGACGGCATCCTCGCATCCGCTCCCAGGTTCGCATCACCTGTCGCCCTCCGCTTCGACATCCGGGACTTTTTCAACAGCATTCCCCGTTCTGCCATAGCTGAGGTTCTGCACTCTACCCCCTGCGATCACGTCCTCACAAATCTCGTCCTCCGCTCGCTGTCGGCTCCCGTCGCTTCTCCGCTGGGTCCCATGCCGACCACAATGGGCATCCCCCAAGGCAGCCCACTTTCACCTCTCCTGTCGAATGCAGTGCTTATCCCGTTCGATCAGGTCATGTCCACCAACATCGGCCAATTCTTCCGCTATGCGGATGACATTCTCATCCTGTGTCGGGATGAAATTACAGCGGGATCATTTCTACAGTATGCCTCGGATGCGCTATCTTCTATCAGGCTCTCGATCAATCCCACGAAAACCAGCATCCAGCCTTTCGGTGACTGCTCGTTCCTGGGCTTCGGTTTCACCCATCGAAAGGAAGGATGGGTCCGAGACTTACACGTAAATACCCGGGAAGGTTGCATCTCCCATCTCCGCCGCATGGAGGATTCCGGAAAATCCCCGCCGGAGATGGCGGTATTTCTCCGTCAATGGACTGCCTACTTCCTACCCTATGCGGACGACCGGGCTCGTCACGCCGCATTCCTTTCGGAAACTGCCTCTACCTTCAGGTTGGTGCTCCCTGGCGCCACCCGCACCCGACAGCAGCGCCCACCTCCGGGATACACCTACGATGCGAAGACACCGGAATGTTCCTACCGACGCTTTCCTTGGATTCTCCGCTACTTCCTGCGGCGCGTGCGCTTTGGCCTGCACTTCCGGCGGAAAGGATTCATCCCAATTCCTTCCGGGTTCCACATTACCATCGCGGGCCATCGCATCCACCTCCGCTTCTGA